The DNA segment CCGCTGTGTCCGGCGATGCTCTTCTCCATGAACGTTCCTTGCAGGATGGTGAACTCGCCGATGAAGCCGTTCAGCAGCGGTAGTCCCAGCGACGACATGAACATGATGAGGGTGATGGCGGCGTACACCGGCATCACGGTGGAGATGCCGCCGTACTCAGAGATCTCGCGGGAGTGCCGCCGCTCGTAGAGGATGCCCACGATCAAGAACAGCGCTCCGGTGGAGATCCCGTGGTTGATCTGTTGCAGCACCGAGCCGGAGAGGCCGAGCGGGTTCAGCGCGAAGATGCCCAGGGTGCAGAAGCCCAGGTGGCTGACCGAGGAGTAAGCGATCAGCCGCTTCATGTCCTTCTGCATCAGCGTGACCAGCGCCCCGTAGAGGATGGCGATGATGGAGAGCCACATCATGGCCGAACGCATCATCTCGTCCTGTACGATCGCCGGGAACAGGGGCAGCGAGAAGCGGATGAGCCCGTACGTTCCCATCTTCAGCAGAACGCCGGCCAGGATCACGGAGCCGGCGGTCGGGGCCTCGGTGTGCGCGTCCGGCAGCCAGGTGTGGAAGGGGAACATCGGCACCTTGATGGCGAAGGCCAGGAAGAACCCCAGAAAGACCCAGACGGCTTTGTCCGGTTCAATGAGGGGCGCGGTCTTATATAGCGCCTCCACGCTGAAGGTGTAGATGCCCGTCAGCTTGTAGTGGTGGAAATACAGGAAGAGGATGCCCAGCAGCATGGCCACCGAGCCCACCAGGGTGTAGAGGAAGAACTTGATGGCGGCGTAGAGCTTGCGCGGGCCGCCCCAGATGCCGATGAGCAGGTACATGGGAACCAGCATCACTTCCCAGAAGACGTAGAAGAGGAAGAAGTCGAGCGACATGAAGACGCCCAGCATCCCCGTCTGCAGGATGAGGAACCAGATGTAGTACTCCTTCACCCGCTCCTCGATGGCGGTCCAGGAGGAGAGGATGGAGATGAAGCCCAGGAGCGTGGTCAGCATGATGAGCAGGAAGCTGATGCCGTCGATGCCCAGCAGGTAGCTGGCGCCGATGGAGGGGATCCAGTTGTTGAGCGAGCCCTCTTTGAACAGGAAGCCGGACTGGCCCTTCACCGCCCAGAACCAGGGCACCAGGGGCAGCGAGACCACCAGCCCCGCCAGCGCAAACAGGTTGGCGATCCAGCGGATGGCGTTCTTGTTCTCTTTGGGCACGAACAGCAGCAGCAGCGCGCCCAGCAACGGCGTGAACAGGATGATGGACAGTATGTGGTTGTACATAGACTAGTCCGTCGCTCTTCCTTTCAATTCGTCAATCCTCATCGCCACACGTAGTACGCAACGAATCCCGCCAGCCCCACCACCATCACCAGCGCGTACCACTGCAACTGGCCCCACTGCACCAGGCGCATGGGATAGGAGAGGGTGCGGGTGAAGATGGCGATGCCGTTCACCAATAGCCCGTCAATGATCCAGGCATCCCATACGTTCGACATTCGCCCAGCGAAGCGCGTGAGCCAGCTCGCGCCGTTCACGCCTCCGTCGATCACCGTGCGATCGACGTTGCCCAGGAATTCCGAGGCGCCCATCACGCCCAGGCGCTTGTCGCCGAACCTCCGGCTGCCAGTGAAGACGGTGTTGTAGAACTCGTCCACGAAGAACTTGTTGTAGAGCACGTCGTAGAGGGGCGGTGACGCGACCGCGATGGGCTCGCGGTAGCCCTTCTGTGCCTTGGCGTACGACTTATAGGCAAAGAAGATCCCGGCGAGCGCCGCCAGCACCGAAGCGCCCATCAGGATGTACTCCGTGCTCTCGTGGCCCCCGGCCTCTCCGGCCGCTTTGGTGCCCACGGGTGCACCCGGGTAAGTGGTCGTCTCTGCCGCCCGCAGCGCCTCGGCGCCGGGCGCGAAGACC comes from the Terriglobales bacterium genome and includes:
- a CDS encoding NADH-quinone oxidoreductase subunit M, whose translation is MYNHILSIILFTPLLGALLLLFVPKENKNAIRWIANLFALAGLVVSLPLVPWFWAVKGQSGFLFKEGSLNNWIPSIGASYLLGIDGISFLLIMLTTLLGFISILSSWTAIEERVKEYYIWFLILQTGMLGVFMSLDFFLFYVFWEVMLVPMYLLIGIWGGPRKLYAAIKFFLYTLVGSVAMLLGILFLYFHHYKLTGIYTFSVEALYKTAPLIEPDKAVWVFLGFFLAFAIKVPMFPFHTWLPDAHTEAPTAGSVILAGVLLKMGTYGLIRFSLPLFPAIVQDEMMRSAMMWLSIIAILYGALVTLMQKDMKRLIAYSSVSHLGFCTLGIFALNPLGLSGSVLQQINHGISTGALFLIVGILYERRHSREISEYGGISTVMPVYAAITLIMFMSSLGLPLLNGFIGEFTILQGTFMEKSIAGHSGLFWTAWAVGGVVLGAAYLLWLYQRVFFGPVTNPKNEKLADLTPRELATLVPLVVLAFVIGIYPKPFFQILEQPVNQIVKTVRPDYPVNAPSLSVAAADEKGKR